Proteins encoded by one window of Nitrososphaerota archaeon:
- a CDS encoding 50S ribosomal protein L21: MTTKKPSGHSHGFRHKSRSALTKQQPRGVAFLMREYKEGDQALVIVDPRQHKSLPHRRYHGKVGTITAVGRRAVTIDVKLGNKTKTLITRLDHIKPFGVK; the protein is encoded by the coding sequence ATGACTACAAAGAAGCCATCTGGTCACTCTCATGGATTTAGACACAAGTCCAGATCCGCACTAACAAAACAACAACCACGTGGAGTGGCGTTTTTGATGAGAGAATACAAAGAAGGTGACCAGGCACTGGTGATTGTAGATCCAAGACAGCACAAGTCTTTACCACACCGAAGATACCACGGCAAAGTTGGAACGATAACTGCGGTTGGAAGACGTGCAGTAACCATAGATGTCAAGCTAGGTAACAAGACGAAAACCTTAATCACTAGATTGGACCATATCAAACCGTTCGGTGTGAAATAA
- the radA gene encoding DNA repair and recombination protein RadA: MVEELRLDSLDGVGPVTTKKMTDAGIHNIMDLVVRGPVDIADVTGMDKETAEKIVTKARQVLVEQGLIAKDFVTATEIYKRRQDIGKISTGTQCLDQLLDGGIETQALTEVYGEFGSGKTQFCHTACVMVQKPKEEGGLGGGVLYVDSENTFRPERVVSIAKAKGLDPEKVLDNIIVARAYNSAHQTLILEEAGAIIEQHNIKLIIADSAVGLFRSEYLGRGTLSERQQRLNRFMHLLVRTAETYNCAAIATNQVQASPDVFFGDPIKAIGGNVVAHTSTYRIYFKKSGKKRIARMVDSPHHPEEEVIFTVTEGGVADPEDETKKKKKAEEE; encoded by the coding sequence ATGGTAGAAGAATTAAGACTTGATAGTCTTGACGGTGTAGGCCCAGTCACTACCAAAAAGATGACTGACGCAGGCATACACAACATTATGGACCTAGTTGTCAGAGGTCCAGTCGATATCGCTGATGTAACTGGCATGGACAAGGAGACAGCAGAAAAGATAGTGACCAAGGCAAGGCAGGTTCTAGTCGAACAGGGCCTAATTGCCAAGGATTTTGTCACTGCAACTGAAATCTACAAAAGAAGGCAGGACATTGGCAAGATCTCAACTGGTACACAGTGTCTTGACCAGCTACTAGACGGCGGAATCGAGACCCAGGCACTAACCGAAGTATATGGTGAATTTGGCTCTGGTAAAACCCAGTTCTGTCATACTGCATGTGTGATGGTACAAAAGCCAAAGGAAGAAGGTGGACTTGGCGGCGGCGTACTATACGTCGACTCTGAGAACACTTTTCGACCAGAACGAGTCGTATCAATCGCAAAAGCAAAGGGATTGGATCCAGAAAAAGTACTGGACAACATCATCGTTGCTCGCGCATACAACTCTGCACACCAAACACTGATCCTCGAGGAAGCTGGAGCCATTATAGAACAACACAACATCAAGCTAATCATTGCAGACTCGGCAGTAGGTCTGTTCAGATCTGAATACCTCGGAAGAGGCACACTATCTGAAAGACAGCAAAGACTAAACCGATTCATGCATCTATTAGTTAGAACAGCAGAAACATACAACTGTGCAGCAATTGCAACAAACCAAGTTCAAGCATCCCCTGATGTCTTCTTTGGTGATCCAATCAAGGCAATTGGAGGAAACGTAGTTGCACACACCAGCACGTATAGAATCTACTTTAAGAAATCTGGCAAAAAGAGAATTGCCAGAATGGTAGACAGTCCTCACCATCCAGAGGAAGAGGTAATCTTTACGGTTACCGAAGGCGGAGTTGCCGATCCAGAGGATGAGACCAAAAAGAAGAAGAAAGCCGAAGAGGAATAG